The segment gctactaattaatttatgtttcatcaaacaaaataaggtaacttaaatttaaaatatttttttttgttttgagatgtttgttaataatttgatgaggtttttttaataattctatcatttttgctcttttttttcttagatcttCTAGTtctatcaattgttttttgaattcttgttatattgattttttttaattaattagatatattttattggtttgttttgattatacattgattttttttatattctgttTTTAGCAAaatcaccaaaattatcaattttttcttataatatatgttttgattttaggttgaaccatgaaaaaaataagaagaattaattcttttttttaaaaaaaagaaaaaaatattgataactcacagcTTATTGAACGAGCTTTTTCagcgattaaaatttttaaaacaagacttcgcaatcggatagaggatgattttcttgcaaattatttgattgtctatatagaaaaagaaactgctgaaagattcacaattgatatgaCAATCGATAAATTCTATTATATGAAAGAACGacgagcacaattaaaataaatatgtaagaattattctttattattttttgctttatttcaaagtttatcaaatataaataatgttttgttttagctaatgtttcttatatactttgtatgtttatatttgattggtataaaaaccaacaacattaaagtgatggatatattatgaagatgaaattaacttcattaTTTTGACTCAATTTGGTATTACTCAAAACCTTTTACCTTATACAAaggttattatatatttgtaataagttatttgaataaaactaaattatgtaggttttgttttacaacttatgtataataaattaaaacaaatattatatcttattatattaattttggcccCCCCTAACAAATAATCCTAGCTCCGCCCCTGTATACAAATATTATCTTTGCAATACTCAAAATAACAGGGCACATAAACGAGTTATTAGTCTAAGAATTGCAagctaatataataataataaataaataaaccctatTACGACCTAcatgaatcattttttattgtgtcTGCATGCACGTGTATGCAGGTAGTCTGTGATCTAAATCCttgaactatattttttttattattagtatagaTATCTAGGTCAGCTTGTATGTACTTTAACTAATATCACGagctctaaaattaataattatataaaatatgagaTTCCTATACTATGGATAATTATTGGCCTACAACAGGTGTTAATGCACAGTGTTGAAAAGGACAAGGACCTGTTGcaatatttataaaactatAAGGACTTATTGCAATATTTATGAACTACAAGGACTGGATATAACTTTTACTGAAAAATCTCACCAGCTTCTTCCTCGTACAACACCCCTCTAGCCTCAAAACATCAATAAACCAACCATTTCCATTTTCTAAACAACATTAAAAGGCATTTTAAAACTCTAATTAAACACAAGAATATTAAATCCTAACTTTAAAATCCAAGATTTCCAAGTCTCATAGAACCTAAATTAAGGAGTGTTTAATATCAACAAGCTCTTTAATATGAAGAGTTTCATTTGGTTGTAGTTTTTCTGCTGGTGTTGGCCGAATGATAAAGAACCAAccatctctctcctctctctttttgtttagttttttctttggaGTGTTTAATATGAACAGTGACTGGAACCCATTTCAAGCCATGATCTTCAACCCATTCCCTTATTTTGTATAAGCCATTTACAGCCGTGAATCTTTCTGGGGCCAAGCTGTTTTTTCCGTTGGAGAAATTCCATGTTAAGGGCTTCAGAAAGcttttaattatataagatcGTTGACATTTTACCTCCGAGACATGGCTTCTTTATCAACAAGAAATTCCATGCCTCCTTCGATACCGTTGGGGAATAGAACCAAGGCCATGTCTTCATTATTCTTGCCAGAAAGTTTCTCTGAAAAGAACTTCTCGGCAATAGGAACCCCTCCATTGAGATTCATCTTTTACAAACCAAAGGAGAACTGATCAACGTTAAAATTGATCAACGTCGATCAATTCAATACTGATAGAACACCATTTCCGTCCTCCTAATTaccatccatataaaattttattgcaatttattAATATACATGATCAACGTTTAAACTTGGAAACAAATATGAAGCACAAACGAGATTAAAAGAATACCTCTCAACTGAGTTTTCACGAGAAGAAACTGCCATTCCTTTGATGTGAAGCCTCAGACAGCAAAAGGGGCTGCTCTCTTTGAGATATATGAAGAATCCTGTCCTTCTTCAAGTGCGTGTTGAACAAGAGGTCTAGGCGCTGAAGATATATGAAAGACAATCTATGGAAGGGGAGCAAAGTATACGGGGATGACTAACCATGTTAATCACGAACCTCCACAGAGGTGTTTCAATGTCAAGTTATTAGTACGGCTGGGGCTCTACACTACAGGAGCCTGCACAAAGATTATTTTTTCCCTGGTTAATTCCTGATTcctctgtttatttatttatttattttaatatgcatggattattttatgggaaaaaaaactagCTGACATTCTTTCAATTCTAacatataattttatccttctctTTACGACTATAACTCTGTAATAGCTTGAATTATACTCGAACATGTCTGGAAAGACAAAAATATCGAAAGTGACAGTTCCAAATAGCAATTTTCAGAGaatgcatcatcatcatcatcatcatcaacaaatataactTCGATTTTAGACAACACGATCCGATCATAGAATACACTAATGAATTATGATTGCATTTTTCTTAAGTGATTGTtccaatattttaataatattacataCCCATGTTTTAGTTAAATGTAAAGTAATGCCACCGCCCCTAGAACCAAATTGATATCGTCGATTATGAGCCCACGCGCTTGATATCAACCCACAAGCAGCTTCAAGGTGAAGATACATTGTTCACGTGGAAAAGAATTATTCAGGTAAATCATAATCCTTCTAGTTACCAAAGAAATTATTCAAGCAGCAGGTTTCACAGCAGCTCCTGCTTATCAAGTTCTTCCAGAGCTGTCCACAACTTTGGATCTTCATAATCCTTTATAATAAGTGTAGGCTTTGCCTCCACCAATAGATGCTCTGGATTTCTGGTAGTTAAACCAACGACAGGCATCCCGGCTGCCACTCCAGCTTTTATGCCTGAAACAGAATCCTAACCAAGGAAAAACAGAACACAAATTTAGGAAAATCTCGCAAGCTGCAGAAGCTTAGAAAATAACGCTGCCAGGAAGAAGGCTGACCTCGCACACAAAGGTATGGTCCTTTGACACATTGAGCACTTCAAGAGCCTTCAAGTAGGGTTCTGGGTGTGGTTTGGCGTGCTCACAATCATCCCCAAGGATAACAGCATCAAAAAAATCAGAGAGGCCCAGAAGTGAGATCATAAGTTCAGCATTTGCTCTTGGAGCATTGGTAACTGCAGCCCGTTTCAGCCCATGATCTTCAACccatttcttcaatttatataTTCCATTTACAGGCTTCAGTTGCTCAGATGCCAATCTGTTTTGCATAGAATAAGTTATACGATTTAACCAAGAGAAAATCTCAACACATGAACCTAACTAGCAGGTGATCTACCTTCGAAACATCGTTTCCTTATCGTCCATGAATTTTAAGCCTCGTTGGAGATCATCGGGAAAGAGGAGCAAAGCAATATCCTCATTATGCTTCCCAGCAATATTCTTAACAAAGAATTCCTCCGTAATTGGGACCCCATCATTGAAATTTATCTGGTAGACAATGCAAAGTGATTAAGTCTCTAATCTGGATTAATTTTCAAAAGTATAGCTCAAGTGAAAGGTCATATGTCTCTATCAATTAGACAGCATGATTTGAGATATTCTCACCACCTTAAGGAAAGAACATGTCCTCTTACACTTTTCCATGGTGTGATGCACAAGTGTGTAAAAGAAACATTAAGATCACAACACAATCAAGACCTGAGTTTTCCACATAGAAGCATTACCTCTTGAAGCATTTCTCGGAAGGCATAGTAGTGGAGGGGATCTGAATCGCATAGAGTCCCATCAACATCAAATAGTACAGCTTCCAATGGAGCAAGCTTGGAGAGAGAAATTTTACTGCTTAAAGACAACAGCATGAGATTATGAGCTAACAATAAAGAATCCCAGACCACAAAAAACACACAGCTTTTATCTTGACAAGTCTTGCACCAGCTTATCTGCCAGCTACTTAGGCATCGAAATAGCATCAAGAACCAGTGTT is part of the Populus nigra chromosome 8, ddPopNigr1.1, whole genome shotgun sequence genome and harbors:
- the LOC133700776 gene encoding haloacid dehalogenase-like hydrolase domain-containing protein Sgpp, with the translated sequence MTVSDTKISLSKLAPLEAVLFDVDGTLCDSDPLHYYAFREMLQEINFNDGVPITEEFFVKNIAGKHNEDIALLLFPDDLQRGLKFMDDKETMFRRLASEQLKPVNGIYKLKKWVEDHGLKRAAVTNAPRANAELMISLLGLSDFFDAVILGDDCEHAKPHPEPYLKALEVLNVSKDHTFVCEDSVSGIKAGVAAGMPVVGLTTRNPEHLLVEAKPTLIIKDYEDPKLWTALEELDKQELL